The window CTGGCCTGAAGGATTCAGCCAGGCCAGCCAGACCCCAAGCATCTTGGGGCCTCATCCACTCAGGCATGGAAGAGACAGTTGCAAGGCCCTCAGTGTTCGtggtggatggacagacagacatcCCATTCAGGAGGCTGGGGCACAGCCGCAGGAGACAGCCCTGCAGTGCTGCCCAGCTGGGACTGGGCCTCATGCTGCTGTTGTTGGTGGCTGGACTGGCTGTCCAGGGCTGGTTCCTGCTGCAGCTGCACTGGCGCCTAGAAGAGATTGGTGCCCCGCTGCAGGTAAGCaccactggggtgggggtggggatctCCAAGCCAATGTCACTGAGCatctgtacgtgtgtgtgtgcaaagaTGGAGGACAGACTAAGAGCAGTCCCAGGCAAGCTAATTCACCTctgggacctcagtttcctcatccatgaaaTGGGCATGATAATAAGAGTCTCCATtgggaataaaacaaaatattgtgtgtgtggcacaggcaaagtgaagtgaagtcactcagtcatatccgactctttgcaaccccatgaactgtagcctaccaggttcctccacccctgggattttccaggcaagaatactggagtgggttgccatttccttctccaggagatcttcctgacccagggattgaacccgggtctcccgcattgtaggtagatgctttaccgtctgagccaccagggaagccattcaaTAAATGggaactgacttttttttaattgagatgtaattgacatagaacattgtgtaagtttaagatgtacaaacAACATATTGATTTGTATATAAATACTGCAATGGCATCACATAATTATAATTTCTTCTAGTGATGGGAACTAACAAAACCTAGGTGTTTAGGAGCAGACTTctcaggtgcctcagtggtaaagaatctacctgccaatgcaagagacacaggacattcgatttcgatccctgagtcgggaggatcccttggaggaggcagtggcaacccactccagtattctcacctggagaattccatggacagaggagcctggtgggctgcagtccatggggttgaaaagagtcagacacaactgaagcgactaagcacacatacctCTAGGAAGCTTAATGTTTTATAAAACAGTTGTGTTGTCTGTAGCCCCCAGAACCGCCATCCTGACATGgctagttgtttgtttgtttttaaaatatttatctgattCCTCAGTTTgaccacttttaaaaatattttaattaaaaaaatttttttggccacgtcGCACAGCAGTGGGGTCAGACGTTCGCCCTTAAattggaagttcagagtcttaaccgctggaccaccatggaagcccctgaCCTAGCTAGTCATTATCAGCAGTACCCTGATCACCACTATCAGGGCTCTCACTAAGCCACTTGTCTCAGTCTGTGCGCATGTCTCTCTGCATCCGTTTCCTATGACCATGGATGTCTCTGCCACACCTGTAGGTCTGTATGTCCCATGCCATCCCCATGCAGTCTCGGCCTTTTTTGTTTCCGGGTCCTTTTCCTCCTCGTGGCTGGACCTGATGGCCACAGGCCCACTTGGACCTGTGCTGCTATCCCACACACGTGTACCAACACAGCTACTTCCTCACTCATCTACAGCCTGTGTATTGACGTTGTCTGTCTTTGTTACTGGGTCTCTGTATGCGCAGACCCAGGTAAATCTGTAAACCCTGCACCCGTGTATCTGCCTCCATGTGTGTCTTGTCAGTGTGTCCAGGTCTGTGTTCGTGTCTGTATTCATGTGTTTGCATTTATGTACAAGTGTCCAGCCATTCAGGTGACTGTGTGTcttctgtgggtgtgtgtgctaagttacttcagtcctgtccgactctgcaaccccatagactgtagcctgccaggctcctctggccctggaattctccaggctagaatactggagtgggttgccattttcttctccagggattagccattgccttctccagtgggttgccatttcctgatccagggattgagttCCCTAGCACTTATGTAATAAACACTTCTATAGcgcttgctctgtgccaggcattgtaatACACTTTCCACATGGTAATTCAAACCAGGCGTTTTCCATGTGTCCATTTACAAGAGGGGAAAACTGAGGTACTGGCTGGTTAAGAGCCTGCTGGGTGGCAGGGAGTAGAGGCAGGGCATGCACGTGGCCTTGGAGTCAACGGAGGGCGACGTCTGTGCCCGTGGTCTGcgtgtgcctcttggccatgagtctgagtgatACCAGGGCGTGGGCCCCACAGATCCTCACCATGGGACTGCTCTGTACTTTCAGGACAAAAGTGAGAAGCACTGGGAGGAGCTGCTGCAAGGTGAGTCAGGGTCCTggtccccgccccccaccagaaGGGGACGGTATGGTTCCcatgctgcccccaccccctcactcaGGCCATTGCCCAATGCAATTTGCACAACTGGCCCAAGCCCCACGgaagcccctcccccaggccgGAGAAGCAGAAGTTTGGGTCACTCCGGAAAGGGTGAGGTTGACACCAGGAGGTGGACTAGATGACCCCTCTGGAGGCTGGCCCTttacccaccaccaccaccttcaccTCTGACCTCTGATTCTCTCTCTCCAGAGCAGAAGCCCAAGCAAGACAAACCAGCAGCACACCTCACAGGTGAGGGGGCCCTCAAGTCCTGGCAGGGGGTAAGAGGGTTCAGTGGGTCCTGGGGAGACCAGACAGACACCCCAATGGTGGCTGAGTACTCCTTTATTCATTAGTTCTTCAAAGCTGCCCAGAGCACAGACACTGCCTGAGTCCAtgaatttctaatttcatttattgaataaacCCTTGTAGGGTGCTTACTCTCTGGCTCACACTGTGATGGGCTTTCCACCTCTTCATTCATTCGATACTCAGCCAGGACTGTTCATAGCTCCATTTTCCAGAGAGGGAGACTGAGGCATACAGAGGTTATAAGGCTGCTGGGCCATGCTGTGTTTTGCTTAAATCCTTAGTTCTGCCACTTAACAATTTCTGACAGTTTGGGCGAATCGATtgctctgtgcctcggtttccccacCTGCAAGAAGGGGGTGAAAGCGTTAAGATGGAGGATAAGCAAGTTATTTTGCCCCttactgtgcttcagtttccctaCCTGTAAAGTGAGGATAAAGAGAATGCATACATTTAAAGCCTAGCACAGAGCAAGGTGGCGCTCAGAGAGGGCTGGTGACTGGCCTGGGGTCCCACTGCAAGCAGGAGACGTGCGCTCACCAGCCCTGCTCTGTCTCCCTCCACAGGGGCCGACTTCAGCCTGACCAGCAGGGAAGGCCCGCTGCGGTGGGAGACGAAACTGGGCCTGGCCTTCTTGAGGGGCCTTAGCTACCGGGATGGGGCCCTGGTGGTTGCCCAGGCCGGCTACTACTACATCTACTCCAAGGTGCAGCTGGGTGGTACGGGCTGCTCCCAGGGATTGACCGGCTGCCTGCCCATCACCCACGGGCTCTACAAGCGCACCGCCAGCTACCCCGAGGAGGTGGAGCTGCTGGTCAACCGGCGGTCGCGGTGCGGGAGAGCAGACGGCTCCCAGGTGTGGTGGGACAGCAGCTTCCTGGGCGGAGTGGTCCACCTGGACGTGGGGGACGAGGTGGTGGTACGCATGCCCGGCGAGCGCGTGATCCAAGTCCATGACGGCACACGCTCCTACTTCGGGGCCTTCATGGTGTGAAGGACGTGGTCGGGGCTAATCTAACGTGCGTCTTCGACAAGTAAGAGACCTCAGAGGATGCCTCTGGACACAGAAGAACACGAGCGGAGGTTTTTACAGCGGGCCTGGGGGACACCCAAACTTGACAGGTGGAGAGCTCAATGGGGACCAGCGAGGCCGAGAACCCAGCTGCCCCAGGAACCAGCAGGCACCTCTGAAGGACCAAAGGAGACTGCAGGCCCTGCAGTGGACAGCACTGAGGGGGTGTGTTAGCCCCCAGGCAGGGGCTAAAGCTGGTCTTGATATTCagggaggggtgaggggtggcTATTTATACTTCTGACTCAGATCAAAGGgacatggtgatggtggtggtggttggctAAGACAGGAAATTGTATTTATACTTTTGATTCAGATTAAAGTGGGACACTGGGGTCCGGGGAGTTGACTGAGAACAGAAAATTTCTTAACACCCTCTACCCTCTCACAAGTGTGGGTGGAGTCTGGGGGTTGGTGAGGATTTATCCTCAAGAATCACCCACCCTGgagagcccagcccagcccagccctacCCATGGTCATAGTCATGACCCAAGTTCCACCCATGGGGCTTGCGGCCACACCACAGCCTGGCCACGAAGCTACACTCAGAGAAGCAGGCGTAGGGACGTGCTGGGAGGTGTTCAACAACCAGCTGTCCCCGGAGGGGACACCCATTTCCTTGGTGTAAATATTCCCTCTGTGGTTGGTTTCTGGCTCCCAGTGTATATCATCCACAGGTTGGCTGACACCCAGCACCGCTGTTTCAGCACCCAAGCCAGAGGCTGGTGCACAGGCACTTAGAAAATGTttctagagagaaaaagaaaaagagagaaagagagagtgagagaagcaagggagagaagggaggaaaaattaaagaaaggtggaaagaaagaaaaggggaaagaagagaaagatggatagataaagacagaaaagaaataaaggtggAAAGGAAGGCAGGAACAAAGGGTGAAAGAAAGGTAGAAAGAaagggtgaaagaaaagaaagatggattgatagagaaagaaagaaaaggtggaaatgaaggagagtgaaaggaaagagaaaaggcataaaaagtgaaagaaagaaactgtcatCACAGCTACAGCATCCCAGAGAATCACAAGATCAGCCACTCCTTGACAACCatagacacatacacaccaaACATCAGATTCTCACACAACCTGGAAGTCCTAGACAGCAGAGCAAAGCCTCAGTCACAGACACGCATCGCAACCACATACGACACAGTCACACACAAGTCATTGTCACAGCCTGTCACCCACACTGGGCCGTACAGTCACACCACGTATGACACACGGGATGCGATGCTTCTCGTGTCAGACTTCCACATGCTGCATCACGGGCACACCCATCATACACACTTGCAGCCTCacaatgacacacacacatagccagTTCTTCCCAGCCACCTCACATCCTGGGGTGAGGACCAGACTTAGTCTGTAGCCCTTGGATCACTGGCCTTGGAAATAAATGCTGAACATTGCAGCTGGTCTGTCTAGTTCTTAGGGGGCAGGTGGCTCATGGAGGCCCAGGGACAGCTGGAATGACCCACAGAGGTCACTTTTACAGCTGAGAACTCTGAACCCAGCTGACCCAACTCCATGCAGGAAGTTTAGCGGGGAAACCAGAGACCTGGTGCCCAGGTGTGCTTTAGCCTCAAATCCACAGTTCCTGAGAAAGCAGAGGCTACACACTTCAGTACCCTTCTTGCTGACATTCAGCACAGACGGGCACTCTACCCAGCCAGCTGGGAGCTTGGGGTAACAGGGCATCCAAGAGTGTGGGAAGGGACAGGTAATGATATGCTTACAGACCTGATGCTTTATGCAAATGAGCATGGACCCAGGAAGCAAGGTTTCCCTGGACCCTAGGAGCTCAGACCCCAGAGGAGAATGAATCACTCTTGTTATTGTTGACACAGTTGCCTGGTAAAGGAGTGAAGGGAACCGGCTTTGCCATCTGATGGTCTTGGGTTCCAAGTCTACTCTGTCATTTCCTGGCCATGTGACACAGGAGAAAACCCCATCACCTCTCCatgcccagtttcctcatctgtgaaatactAGGTAACAAGGATTCTCACCTCCTGGGTTTATTGTAAAGATGAAATCAGacgagggactcccctggtggtccagtggctaagactccgcaactcccaaagcaggaggccttggttcaacccctggtcagggaactagatcccccatacCGCAACTGAGTTTgaatgctgaaactaaagatccctcgtgccacaactaagacccagtgcagcgaaataaataatttttttttcaaaaagaaacagtgaattttaaaatcagatgagGAAAAAAGCCACTTGGTATGGTGCCTGGTATGCAGGAAGAGATCCATAAGAACATGAGTGTCATTTAGAGATATTAAGGAGAGCATTTGTCAGGCATGTCCCCTGTACCAGGCATCTTGTGCAActcacatctttttattttttaaatgaaggataattgctttacataattttgttgttttctgtcaaacatcaacatgaatcagccataggtggcGAGTCACATCTTTATCTGCACCTCTGGGCAGGAGTTGCTGTTGCCCCCACTTTCCAGATGCAGCAACCAAGGCTgggtgcctcccccaccccactctgcCCACACCAAGGGCACCCAGCTTCATGCCTCTTTGGCTGGGCTGGTGGGAGGTGAAACAGCCCCAGGGGCCCAGCCTCCACCCATGCTGGAGTTTCCTTTACTCTCTTCGTGGTCTTTCTGTTTCCGTGGCTTTGATGAGAAGACcggggtgtgtgcgtgtgtgtctgagGGGGACTCATCAAAGTCACCAGCAGCCACCAACATCTGCCTGGGGATGGAACCTCTACAGAGTTGAGCCTCCTAAGATCACCATTGGGAGGGGCTTTGATTTCAGATAAAGTGCGGGAGCAGgaagcccccagcccaggccagTGACCTATTTACAACTTCTTAGAAGTCTATCTACTTGATTTCCGCTACCACCACCGATATCTTTTCAGATTTCACCCTCTCCCCGCCCCATCATCTCTTTCTCAATACCCAAAGTCTCCTGTCTTCACTTGATACCACCCCACCCACCgcgcccgcccccccacccctgccctggaaCAGAAaactcttctccttctccccctctCTTGCCAGGATCCAGAGGTAATAGAAGGAAAA is drawn from Bos mutus isolate GX-2022 chromosome 7, NWIPB_WYAK_1.1, whole genome shotgun sequence and contains these coding sequences:
- the TNFSF14 gene encoding tumor necrosis factor ligand superfamily member 14, with the protein product MEETVARPSVFVVDGQTDIPFRRLGHSRRRQPCSAAQLGLGLMLLLLVAGLAVQGWFLLQLHWRLEEIGAPLQDKSEKHWEELLQEQKPKQDKPAAHLTGADFSLTSREGPLRWETKLGLAFLRGLSYRDGALVVAQAGYYYIYSKVQLGGTGCSQGLTGCLPITHGLYKRTASYPEEVELLVNRRSRCGRADGSQVWWDSSFLGGVVHLDVGDEVVVRMPGERVIQVHDGTRSYFGAFMV